One Babylonia areolata isolate BAREFJ2019XMU chromosome 27, ASM4173473v1, whole genome shotgun sequence DNA window includes the following coding sequences:
- the LOC143301211 gene encoding fatty acyl-CoA reductase 1-like, translated as MAAITQSMTEKEQASMAAITGSMTEEELISIPEFFQGKTVFITGVTGFMGKVLLEKLLRSCPDVGRCYVLVRPKKGLQPEERIRQILDCKLFEKVKTDQPGVEHKVVPVCGDILEPHFGMSEEDQQRVCEETSVVFHSAATVKFDEELKLSVQMNVVGVQHLSSICRRMTKLQSLIHVSTAYANCDRQQVAEQVYEPPMHPRKLIDAVQWMDKDTIDALTTKLIGSRPNTYTYTKAMAESLLLEEAKGLPVAIVRPSIVGASWLEPLPGWVDNLNGPTGLLVAIGKGLLRCMHGNFHATADLIPVDIATNAMIAAAWYTGVEKPSTTLVYNCTTGQMNRFTWGEVERMSHEFFIKNPCNTIARVPNPHFTLSNVWKTCSMAFDHLLPAYLMDAYLRLVGRRPMFVRIQDKLWKAVNTLEYFTCNQWNFRNDNIFMLLNRLSSEDRKTFPFDPRSINWSEYMENYCLGAKRFILKEEISELPKARLQLQRLQRLQTVLKIVALAAAWRLLVKRVPVAHSLWNLLLGWVLWIFQKLPMLARSS; from the exons ATGGCCGCCATCACACAGAGCATGACGGAGAAAGAGCAGGCCAGCATGGCTGCCATCACAGGAAGCATGACGGAGGAGGAGCTGATCAGCATCCCTGAGTTCTTCCAAGGGAAGACAGTGTTCATCACGGGCGTCACTGGCTTCATGGGCAAGGTGCTGTTGGAGAAGCTGCTCCGATCCTGTCCGGACGTCGGCCGCTGCTACGTTCTGGTGCGGCCCAAGAAGGGACTGCAACCCGAGGAGCGAATCAGACAGATCTTAGACTGCAAG TTGTttgagaaggtgaagacagaccAGCCTGGTGTGGAGCATAAAGTGGTGCCGGTGTGTGGCGACATTTTGGAGCCTCATTTCGGCATGTCGGAGGAAGACCAGCAGCGAGTGTGTGAAGAAACATCAGTGGTCTTCCATTCTGCCGCCACAGTCAAGTTTGACGAGGAGTTAAA gtTATCAGTTCAGATGAATGTGGTTGGTGTTCAGCACTTATCCAGTATCTGTCGGCGTATGACCAAATTACAG TCCCTGATCCATGTCTCCACAGCGTACGCCAACTGTGACCGTCAGCAGGTGGCCGAGCAGGTGTATGAGCCTCCTATGCATCCTCGCAAACTGATTGACGCTGTGCA GTGGATGGACAAGGACACCATTGATGCTCTGACGACCAAGCTGATCGGCTCACGCCccaacacctacacctacaccaagGCCATGGCTGAGTCACTGCTGTTAGAAGAGGCCAAGGGTTTACCTGTGGCCATCGTGCGGCCCTCCATTGTGGGCGCCTCTTGGCTGGAGCCGCTTCCG GGCTGGGTGGACAACCTGAATGGCCCTACCGGTCTGCTGGTGGCT ATTGGCAAAGGCCTGCTGCGCTGCATGCACGGGAACTTTCACGCCACTGCTGACCTGATTCCTGTCGACATCGCCACCAACGCCATGATCGCTGCTGCTTGGTACACCGGTGTGGAAAA GCCGAGCACGACACTGGTGTATAACTGCACCACAGGTCAGATGAACCGCTTCACTTGGGGCGAAGTCG AGCGCATGTCGCATGAGTTCTTCATCAAGAACCCGTGCAACACGATTGCACGCGTGCCCAACCCGCACTTCACGCTGAGCAACGTGTGGAAGACCTGCAGCATGGCCTTTGACCACCTCCTGCCAGCATACCTCATGGATGCTTACCTCCGCCTGGTGGGCCGCAGACCCAT GTTTGTCCGGATCCAGGACAAGCTGTGGAAGGCAGTGAACACACTGGAGTACTTCACCTGCAACCAGTGGAACTTCCGTAACGACAATATCTTCATGCTCCTCAACCGCCTCTCCAGCGAGGACAGGAAG acCTTCCCCTTTGACCCTCGGTCCATCAACTGGTCGGAGTACATGGAGAACTACTGTCTGGGCGCCAAGCGTTTCATCCTGAAGGAGGAGATCTCAGAGCTGCCCAAAGCTCGCCTGCAGCTGCAGAG GCTGCAGCGCCTGCAGACAGTTCTGAAGATCGTGGCCCTGGCGGCAGCCTGGAGACTTCTGGTAAAGCGCGTGCCTGTCGCCCACTCCCTCTGGAACCTGCTGCTGGGCTGGGTGCTCTGGATCTTCCAGAAGCTGCCCATGCTGGCCAGGTCCTCATAG
- the LOC143301099 gene encoding BET1-like protein — MANWGTSRNGFVSEEEVLENQNQHKIESLASKVSLLKGIAIELEADSKKSPTFVDGVLTTLGSAEGLLSGSMHRVSHMLNTTHSNRRLMCYLIAALVGLFIIFHYILSHFTL; from the exons ATGGCTAACTGGGGAACAAGCAGAAATG gatttgTCAGTGAGGAAGAAGTGCTGGAGAACCAGAACCAGCATAAGATTGAAAGTCTGGCCAGCAAAGTGTCCCTGCTGaaaggg ATTGCTATTGAACTGGAAGCGGACAGCAAAAAGTCCCCAACGTTTGTTGATGGTGTG CTGACCACGCTGGGTAGTGCAGAGGGCCTGCTGTCGGGGTCCATGCACCGTGTGTCTCACATGCTGAACACCACGCACAGCAACCGTCGCCTGATGTGCTACCTCATCGCCGCCCTCGTCGGCCTGTTCATCATCTTTCACTACATCCTCTCCCATTTCACTTTGTAG